The genomic DNA TTTTGTGAAAAAACTGTAATTAGAAGAAACAAACGATTTGATGAGAATAAAACAAATAAGGTAAAACTTTcacttgaaaatcttttaaaattaattactttaattatattatttatcatgttattttGTCACTTCAAAGTATgtttgaacaatttaaaatataataattttaattttttatatgacatagaaaagttaaaaaatgcttgataatgattttttaaaataaaatatttaaatcttgaaaacttTTTAACATATGATATGTTATCTGAtatgatttagatttatttttagaattaaaattttttaaaagaaataataaatctaGAATAAAAAACAACACTTGAAATATCGAcccttgtaaaaaaaataaatttctttttCCAATGCATGGATAGCTTatagaatattattattattattagtgtaaaaaaaagtttttcaaaattaaaattaataaagttttatttacgTTCAATAATAtctcaagaaagattaaataatttagtaattttatcatttaaaaattatttattattaaaacttgaatagaaaaaattaattaataattttgcatataaaaaatctagaaaactaaatttaatatatatatattttaaaaaattagcattttaattattttactttttaaaaaaataattttaaacccaTTGGTCCCAAGTCCGAATGAAAAAggatgatttttaaattttttttttaaaaaacattaaaggccttgtttatttatttttttgcctAGGGCCTCAAGGACCCTTGAGACGGCCATGAACACACCCACTTGAATCCATTCTGAGGCACTGGTTGAATCCTCTACTAAGGGACCTTGTTACAAATATACCAAAACCCATGACTGATAACTTGTAAAAATATCATTACCAAAATATAGAGCATAAAAAAACATTAAAGGAAGACAACCAAATAAGAaaataatcatttcaaaaataaaaacaagagaAAGAGGAATGTCTTTGAGAACTTGATTACTTAGGATACAAATGCTTAGAGAACATTCCCTTATATATACAACTCAAAGGAACTATGTAGACCCTTATTTGATTACATTGGAAAACACCAAGTGAGGTAGTCAACCATTGAAACATGAGACTATGAAAAGAGTAAAAAGGTAAATCCTAATGTAATTCCAAGAAATCAATTTGGATGTCCAACAAGATATAGTTCCCAAAAAATATGTAGCTCCAAGAAGTCAACTTCCAAAAAGATCTAATTTCTAAAAGTTCAATTTTAATTTCCAATAACAACTCTCTCTAGGTAAGCATATTTCGTCCCTGGATACTAGAATTTCGAAGGAAGTTTTCATATTTGTATAATGCATCAGAAAATGTATTTTCAGTTCTTGGGTTTTGCCACAGTTTTTGGCATCTCTCTGTTTTGAAGAATAGAGGATATCTCTTGAGTCTGTTTGTTTGCTTATTGTTTGTACAAATTTATCCTTCAAAATGTTGCAATGCTTTTGACAGTGAAAGCTGAAAGAGTCCCCTATTATTTAGAGAATTGTTGATCTTCCTTTTATCGTCTTTCCAGTTTCGGGCACTATCTGATCAATTTTATCGTACACCTGAGCACCATAAGTTTGTGAGAGATCAAGTTGTTGATCAGGTTTGGTCAATACATCCAATACAGTGGTTGATTAAGTTTCTCATTTTATCTTCCACTTATGATCTTTCTTTTTGCTTTGTCAATGGATTTGATACTTCTTTTGTGGAACGCAGCTGAAGTCTCATCGTGAGGTGTATGAGGGTTATGTACCCATGTCATTTGATGAATACCTTAGGAAGATGTGCAAGTACAGTTTCTTTTTTGAACTACATTTTCATATATGCACGATGAATGCTGCTGTATGGTAGCTAtaacatttatgttttgtttaatGTTTTTTCTTTTTGACGTGGATGAACAGAAGTGGAGAATGGGGAGACCATGTGACGTTACAAGCAGCTGCTGATTCAGTATGTCTAGTACTCTTTTGTCATGAAATGTAGGCACGTTGCACTTCTTGCAGAAAATAATGAATCCATATCAGAATTTTATTACATCACACTGAACAGACAATTTGGTCACTTGAATTTGTATTCTCGAATCTTGAGGTTTCTGAGATATCAGGATGAATCTGATTTCGGAAACTTTGCAAAACTCTAATGAGGCACCCTTGCAATAATTATTTTTGTTAGAACTTATAAAATGTAAAGCAATGAATATTAAAGTCAGAACTATAGTTTAAGGAATGTAAGGCAAGAGTGTACTATTTTAGATTATACATGAATTATGCATTACCAGGCAAAAGTTTACTTCTTGGTCTTTAGGAAGTTTTTCCCGTCATTTTCTCCTTGTTTCTTCCTGTCACATCTCACAGCAAGAAATTTCATTATCTGGTGCAGTATGGTGTTAAAATATTCATTCTGACTTCCTTCAAGGACACCTGCTACATTGAGATACTTCCTAGTGTTGAGAAATCTAAACGGGGTAAGACTGCTTGCTGACCAATGCCTTTTCCCCCCCTCTTAACTACGGCCATCGATCTCAACAGTCATATTTATTCGCAGTTATATGTTTGAGCTTTTGGGCCGAAGTGCACTACAACTCAATCTATCCAGAAGGAGGTTGGTCATCTATTATGTTCTTGAGCATTTGTTGTAGTTGATAGCACATTTGTTAGTGGAGTAGTGTCTTCTCATTTTGGGAGGAGTGAAAATGAATTCATGCATCTCCCAAGCCATTCAATCATCTGATTTGCTCTGGTGTGGCTATGCATCTTATGTATTGCTTTTCAATATGGCTTGAtatgttttctttgttttatgTATTTGATGAGCAGAGTTTCCTGCCATGGAatgtaagaagaagaaaaggtggTGGCACTTTGGTATTTGAGATCTCTATCGTGTTCGGGTTGCATGATGGCCAGCGATACGAGGAAGAAGGAAGCATTGTAGGCATGTATACATCAATGCTTGTCCATACTGTACACACAATTTTCATTGCATCATTTGTAAAGAAAAGTAAAACGATAAAAAAGGTAAACAACTTCATTCTTGTGCAACTCATCATAATTATAAATCCATTTCTCATAAATTTTTTTGTGTTCGTAATATTAATGGTTAAGAAAACTGTCTTTAGCTTTGTCTCACGCTCGCTGCTGCTATTTGTAATGCACTCGGGCCAGCTTCATTCAGTCTCACTGGACTGTTAATCAATTaatggataaaaattaaaataatttgtttCCCTAATATATCAAAATGTATTCCATTCAATTCAAATgttatattataaatatatttttaaactcACTAAAATTTATCAAATCAGATGGACCATTCCAACCAATTTACCATGCACCCTAATATATGCGACGGTGAGTGATGCACTTATGAGGCTCTCTCCCCGGCCTCTATTcaaaatttgtgattcgatttttAATCTTTCGACTTTTCTAAATCTTAAATTTTCTCACTCTTGCTCCTTCCTTAGCTGTCCTTTTCCGTCACTCTCACTCCTGTCGATAAGTAAAGCAAAGAAGAGGCAAGTTAAGCACAAATTATAGTCGTATGCTTATTCTCGAGCTGGTTGGAAGCTTTCCAAATTATCACGGTAAACAAAGTCAATGCTACATGTTACTTAGCACCTCTCTCCATTTTTGATTTTTAATCTATTGACCCCTCTCCATTTTTGATTTTTAATCTACTGACTTTCCCAAATCTCACTCTCGCACCTTTGTCGCCGTCTTCCGTCGCTCTCGCTCTTGTTGGCAAGCAAAGCAAAGCTGATTTACACCACAAATTTAAGCACAATTTACAATTGCATTTTTGCTCTCGAGCTTGTTGGAAGCTCCCTAAATTACCACCACAAACAAAGCCGACACTACACGTTACTTATCATCCCTCTTCATTCTCGATCGTAAGCCTTTTCACTCTATTGTTTGTTTTTCAGTGATGTACAAtattttttattaggatttataTTACAATATACAAAccctagttgctacaacgtgtagcaggtACTTGGACAGCTAGTTGCTACACATTATAACAATTACTTGGACAGTAAACTACTATAACGTGTAGCAACTACTTGGATAGTTAGCTACTTCAACGTGTAGCAACTAAttgtccaagtagctgctacaacatatagCAGCTACTTGGGCAGTTAGCTACTATAACGTGTAGCAGTTTCTTGGATAGTTAGCTGCCACAACATACAAACCCTAGCTGCTACagtgtgtagcagctacttgggtAGATAGATACTACATGTTGTTGTAGCTAACTGTCCAAATAGctactacacattgtagtagctacttggacaGTCCAAAAAACCTCTTCTTACAATGAAGTATAatcttttttgataatttttaaaatttttagttttatAATTTACAGAAACTTGCCAAACATCATTTCTTAGATTTCATAACCAATAGTAAGCCATttcattttaagttttaattccctctaatcctaatatattgtTTATAAGTGATTCCAAATAATCTATTTAATATAGGAAACAATTATATGTTGTCTTTATTGAGTGTCAGCTGGGTGACACTTGGATAAAAGAATCTACACAAGTTAATCATTTTAAGGACGATATACACAAGTCCTTTGAGAGTAAAGAGGAGGCAAAAAGAGCTTTTTAAGCCTACAATGTAcacatttaaaatattaataatcttttttgataaaatttaatttgTTAGTTATATAATTTGTAGGAAACTTGTCAATTTAAGTTGTTTCAATTTCTTACAATTGATTTGATggtaagtcatttcaatttaagttataatttctttaatttgaatatattattaggatttatgcTATAATATACAAAccttagctgctacaacatgtagcagttaCTTGGACAGTTAGTTGCTACAACGTATAGTAGCTATTTGGACAGTTCAAACAACCATTTCTTACCATTTTTTGATTATATAAGTTACAGTAAACTtgtcaaaaattattttccaCAATTCATTCGATGGTAATGATGTGAACTTGCAAGTATATgagtgtcgtcaagtaataaaaatatcgatcctataGAGACTGGATATAAGTACTAGAATCTAAGCATAGCGAACTAGCGAAACTATTGAAAGATTTAAGATTGCAAACACAAATATAAAGGGAAGTAAGTAggagaaagagagaaagagaaagagtatTGAGGAACTTGGTTTGGGAAGTGTtataggagttcagtttcattgtgatgcTAATCAATATATCATGGATCACCTATCACCCATCTTCTATTTTTATACACTTGAAGGAAGTTAGGTTCATTACCAGCTCTTCCCCAAGGAGGTTAAGCTGAAATGCTATCTTAATCCATATCCTATGCTACAAAacggaagtgattcctatgaagtccggtAATGGGATACCCCTGTTACTAGGACTCTCAGTCATACAACACAAAAATACACACACTCAATAACATAGAGAAAGCAATAACAATTACGTCCAATTCTCTACTTTCTTGTGGAGAATTACTTTTCCTTTTAAGACAATGCCCCAGATGTTTAGAAATGGAATACTCTTGTTACTAGGGTCCCTCGGTCATATGATCTAGGGTATTTCCTCTACGGAATTAGTAATTCTACAcaaacatttaatcaaacattGAAATTAAGCTCAAACACATTACACACACATAAGATCAAGTAGATACAAGGCATAACAATGTCATTTAGATAGGAAATTGGTAAATtcatgagttttacatcaattcacatcacaattactcccttaatcgtagaacaagagatctactccataactaGGAGGAGAGAATCCAAAGACATAAAGGTTTAAGCCAAAATCACCCAAAACTCGAGAAGATAAATGGAAGAAGGCTTATCCTATACGAAGAGTGGTCTTCCGGTCCAATCCAAGCTTCTGGAGTGATGGACAAGCTGAATTTGGCTTCGGATTGTCCAAGAAAGTGTTGAAGAAGTCCATATCTGGCCCAAGTTggatctcccaaaggggagaaccttcctcccttGGAAAAGGGGAAGAACTCCCCTTAAATAGAGCTGGCACGGGCCTGGCACGACTGTGTGGAATCTACATGGCTGGAGCTTTCCTTGGCTCTAGTTCAGTGGCATAATCGTGTGTTGTTTCGGCTCTAGAAATTGACATGGTCGTGGGCTGTTTCGGCTCTAGAaattgacatggccgtgtggattccacatggtcgtgtggttgcTTGCTTTGCTTTGTGGCATGGCCATGTAGGTTCTCATGATCGTAGCCTTCTCCTCCTGTGGGcatgtggcacgaccgtgtggattccacacggctggGCCCTTTTTCTTCGTTTGTTCTCCAAGTTGTCTATCAACACTGTTTTCGCTCCAAAAGCACGTCTTATCAATAAGAAAATATACACAGAGCAGATCaccaacaaagaagagtaattatactaaaaatataataagaagtgtaaaagtgcatagatcaaaCACAAATAAAGTAcatgaatgtgtgtcaaaacacgcataaaagtgtatataatctatgcacatcacattCCTAGACTTGAAGATTTGATTGCCCTCAAGCAAAATGTCACAATCTAAATTCATGTGCTCCTAttatgcatcataatccctagtgcacttgcctaactctatcaactagtttcatttgtgagcatgattgtggagtaagttaggaccaaaagtagctagagggggggggggggggaatagctcgtcgcgttcgctcgttgctcggcgttgcttgttccttcaaagatgtgcagcggaaaatacagaaacaaacacacaacgctaacacggttggttttacttggtatccacctcacaggaggtgactaatccaaggatccacaccaacacacacaccctccactaaataaaactctcctttgtggtaactaccaagggcggagaagccctacaatactcaatacaagaagagagggaaaggatacaagaaatacaagtttacaagcttacaatgagtacaaaaccctaaccctagcttctctttttggctttgatccgcctcttgacatggagagcttccaagatccttcaagaactggcgatctgagctttgtgagtgctttggaggagttggcgagagctctggagtgaatcggagaagtgataccgcagccatcgaacgcctgcagctataaacgacgccaacggtcggatcccgatcgattcgaatgttcccaatcgatcggggaggctttggatcgatccacggatcgatccagagcttctgATCgaaccacggatcgatccacggatcgatccggcgcttatcgcgcgtgcgtcccaatcgatccagcgatcgattgggacctctgaatcgatccacggatcgatccgacctgcTACGGGacagtcggatcgatccaccgatcgatccgagctcgatttcatcgatccagcacttggtttttgtccaaaaccaagtcctaaacctcccaaaccaacatccggtcaaccttgacctgttggtatgtcatgcctagcatctagtcactcccttgacctgctaggactcccttaccaagtgtccggtcaatccctttgacccacttggacttttctctatgccaagtatccggtcaatccctttgacctacttggacttttctttcatgccaagtatccagtcaatcctttgacctacttggacttcccagcaccagatgtccgatcatccttgatccatctggattttcccttgcctggcttcactcaccaggactttcacctagcttcactcactagggttttccatctgcctagcttcactcactaggactttcacctagcttcactcactagggttttcactctgcctagcttcactcactaggactttcacctggcttcactcactagggttttccatccgcctagcttcactcactaggacttccttcaccgcttcactcacgggacttccactgcctcactcaccaggactttcattttgcctaacatcccagttaggacttcccaatcaagtatccagtcaaccttgacctacttgactcttcttcaatcaatatcttattgtcaaacatctaaacccaaaccaagactcagcttggttacccaggtcaaccttgacctgagggatattgcaccaacaatctccccctttttgatgtttgacaataccacaataacacttacaatcccatatgtaagttaggctaatcccatagcctccttcttcatgccactaggtaatgaaagcataaattaagctcttcattctcccctaagagggcaaactccctctaggtaatgaaagcctaacttactccctttcatgagtcctttcattctccccctatgaccttcccataggtaatgaaggactaagcttaaccatacattctccccctattggcacacatcaacccatcgttggacacacatcaacctatgctccaattctgggcacacttcaacaaatccatttgttgaagactctccccctgaagagttgctcatcgttgttcacaacatcactcgttgtgatcaacacgataatgaaggtcccatacccttcatttatccttaacttctccctcaatgtagacaactacccaaccttgagcattatctaccacttgagtgtccacttgaaataatgaggatatccactccccatttctccccatttcaagtttaaatgctcaaccttgagcaagttcacaacagaaggttaaccaccttccgaggttcatgaaaaataattttcatgtctttaaagagtccctccccctaaagacatggtggtaacttctgtcattgcaccaacaatgacttggaatccctaaaccattaggaaacccaaatttagaagttttgaggttcaaatattcaaaatttgaaacaacctcaacctaaacttctacttagtcttcgttaaccaatccatccttgttttcaacataaaaacaccctttgtatgtatacaaatgtatttaaggggtttggaatggttacctagactcaaagaggttcaaagatgctgaaatgaGGCCTTCccggccaaaatcagcaacttggatcgattggagttgggttccaatcgattgaacctttctgaatcgatccactgatcgattcagactccctggatcaatcggctgatcgatccagcgagcttctgctcgcgggaattgccgtttgaatcgatccatggatcgattcaggaactccaatcgatccatggatcgatcggagctctgatagttgctgaaattctatttcagtcaacttcagaaacccctagaaaattctacaaaaatccaaaaattatgaaatttcgtgtagacattatttagggcatacttaatcatggaaaaatagttttctatgaaaatacatcatattttcaaagattgacacaaacttgaaaacttgcaaaaactttagtgtttttcttcaagtttgtgtctaactattcaatggtgattactatcaaaggatagccttcaccaaggttttccaaaaacattttaaaaacattttcaaaaccaatatcccatcatgttccttgggcataatgcacatgacttgtacattagctttcccaatgatgggaaaacacataactatgtgttttgatgaatttaaaactcaaaggaatgcactaaatcaacatcttgagctttgttcatcatcttaacatctcacttgtatataatatgcactaaaacacatacaagtcaccttagaggtctttgtgagatgtaaaatttggttttgccctattctagggatcatgcatatctatctaggcattttagagatattagacatccacccaggatgtcacttgttaataagtgtcgttaaatgccattcgtccttaattacaaggaattaaacttaatgcatgattatgttatggcatacatcaaaagaaaataatttttcaaaagaaaatatcctattactacatgatgtatgaatgtcatgacatggtatttttttttttggatttttcataataaaacatgaatgtaaaaactagacatgatgtcatggcatatgatgggaaaacaatcatggcaagatttagcataaataaaatatacctagattagctatctaagtatccttaaaatcttagctaaacttacaccttaaacctagattg from Zingiber officinale cultivar Zhangliang chromosome 4A, Zo_v1.1, whole genome shotgun sequence includes the following:
- the LOC121969680 gene encoding OVARIAN TUMOR DOMAIN-containing deubiquitinating enzyme 9-like isoform X1, whose product is MEASTSLPMSDGNLSCEGPVEIEFADDFSALDGEVCRRLNHMTPVPHIPKINGDIPSVDEEISDHQRLLDRLKLYDLVELKVQGDGNCQVHPFKSEKSSSKSYDTRPTKLFLYCELPQHIYHAWANINFRALSDQFYRTPEHHKFVRDQVVDQLKSHREVYEGYVPMSFDEYLRKMCKSGEWGDHVTLQAAADSYGVKIFILTSFKDTCYIEILPSVEKSKRVICLSFWAEVHYNSIYPEGEFPAMECKKKKRWWHFGI
- the LOC121969680 gene encoding OVARIAN TUMOR DOMAIN-containing deubiquitinating enzyme 9-like isoform X2 — its product is MEASTSLPMSDGNLSCEGPVEIEFADDFSALDGEVCRRLNHMTPVPHIPKINGDIPSVDEEISDHQRLLDRLKLYDLVELKVQGDGNCQFRALSDQFYRTPEHHKFVRDQVVDQLKSHREVYEGYVPMSFDEYLRKMCKSGEWGDHVTLQAAADSYGVKIFILTSFKDTCYIEILPSVEKSKRVICLSFWAEVHYNSIYPEGEFPAMECKKKKRWWHFGI